A genomic stretch from Marinimicrobium sp. C6131 includes:
- a CDS encoding thymidylate synthase, translating into MQQYLALMRDVIDNGLDRGDRTGTGTRSVFGRQLRFDLSEGFPLVTTKTVHLKSVIVELLWFLQGRTDVTWLQERGCKIWNEWATTKGDLGPVYGKQWRSWACPDGRTIDQISEVIEQIRTNPNSRRLIVSAWNPADLPDESLSPQQNAEQGRMALAACHTLFQFYVADGRLSCQLYQRSADLFLGVPFNIASYALLTHMIAQQCDLAVGDFVHTFGDCHLYHNHLTDDIVYEQLRREPRPLPTLVIGRRPDSVFDYELDDFRFEGYDPHPRIKAPIAV; encoded by the coding sequence ATGCAACAGTATTTGGCGCTGATGCGCGATGTCATCGACAACGGTCTGGATCGCGGGGACCGGACGGGAACGGGCACCCGGTCGGTGTTCGGGCGGCAGCTTCGGTTCGATCTGTCTGAGGGGTTCCCGTTGGTCACCACCAAGACCGTGCACCTGAAAAGTGTCATCGTCGAGCTCCTCTGGTTTCTGCAGGGTCGCACTGACGTTACCTGGCTGCAGGAGCGTGGCTGTAAAATCTGGAATGAATGGGCCACCACGAAGGGCGACCTGGGGCCGGTGTATGGAAAGCAGTGGCGCAGTTGGGCCTGTCCGGATGGCCGTACCATCGATCAGATCAGTGAGGTCATCGAGCAGATCCGCACCAATCCCAACTCCCGACGTCTGATCGTCAGCGCCTGGAATCCGGCCGACCTGCCGGATGAGTCCCTCAGTCCCCAGCAGAATGCCGAGCAGGGGCGTATGGCTCTGGCGGCCTGCCACACCCTGTTTCAGTTCTACGTGGCGGACGGCCGACTTTCGTGCCAGCTGTACCAGCGCAGTGCCGACCTGTTTCTGGGGGTACCCTTCAATATCGCCAGCTACGCCCTGCTGACCCACATGATCGCCCAACAGTGTGATCTGGCGGTGGGGGACTTTGTCCATACCTTTGGAGACTGCCATCTCTATCACAATCACCTGACCGACGATATTGTCTACGAGCAATTGCGCCGCGAACCCCGGCCTCTGCCGACATTGGTCATCGGGCGCCGCCCGGACTCGGTGTTTGACTACGAACTGGATGATTTCCGGTTTGAGGGGTACGACCCCCACCCGAGGATCAAGGCGCCGATTGCGGTGTGA
- a CDS encoding RNA pyrophosphohydrolase, translating to MIDAEGFRPNVGIVLTNDQGQLLWARRVGGQDAWQFPQGGIHEGESPEQALYRELQEEIGLTRADVEVLACTRGWLRYRLPSRLVRHNSQPLCLGQKQKWFLLRLKSPESRICLENGGRAEFDDWSWVSYWYPLAKVVAFKREVYRRALKELSPYHSQLEAAWFDPARAPASRTC from the coding sequence GTGATAGACGCCGAAGGTTTTCGCCCCAACGTGGGCATTGTATTGACCAATGACCAGGGCCAACTGCTCTGGGCGCGGCGTGTTGGGGGACAGGATGCCTGGCAGTTCCCTCAAGGCGGGATTCATGAAGGGGAGTCCCCTGAACAGGCGCTGTACCGTGAACTGCAGGAAGAGATAGGACTGACCCGGGCCGATGTGGAAGTGCTGGCCTGCACCCGCGGCTGGTTGCGTTATCGCCTGCCGAGTCGATTGGTGCGCCACAACTCCCAGCCGCTCTGCCTGGGTCAGAAGCAGAAGTGGTTTCTGTTGCGCCTGAAATCTCCCGAGAGCCGGATCTGCCTGGAAAACGGCGGCCGCGCTGAGTTCGATGACTGGAGCTGGGTCAGCTACTGGTACCCGCTGGCCAAAGTGGTTGCTTTCAAACGAGAGGTTTACCGCCGGGCACTCAAGGAGCTCTCCCCCTACCACAGTCAACTCGAGGCCGCCTGGTTTGACCCGGCCCGTGCACCGGCGAGCCGCACATGCTGA
- a CDS encoding HAD family hydrolase: protein MSLAIFDLDNTLIAGDSDHRWGEFLIHKALVDPGEYKSRNDDFYRAYQDGSLDIHEYLGFSLAPFASLSDQQIAELQREFLSEWIEPLMLDKAQTLIQKHREQGHQLLIITATNNVVTTPIAERLGIPHLLASEAERGPDGYTGRPTGIPCFQGGKVTRLKEWLKQYPHALEEAHFYSDSANDLPLLESVGYPIAVDPDPRLTRAAQERQWPIISLRD, encoded by the coding sequence GTGAGTCTCGCAATTTTTGACCTGGACAACACCCTCATCGCCGGTGACAGCGACCACCGCTGGGGCGAATTTCTGATCCACAAGGCGCTGGTCGACCCCGGGGAGTACAAGTCCCGCAACGACGACTTCTACCGCGCCTATCAGGACGGCAGCCTGGACATTCACGAGTACCTTGGCTTTTCCCTGGCGCCTTTTGCGTCCCTGAGCGATCAACAGATTGCCGAACTGCAGCGCGAATTCCTGTCCGAGTGGATTGAGCCTCTGATGCTGGATAAGGCGCAGACACTGATTCAGAAGCACCGGGAGCAGGGCCATCAGTTGCTGATCATCACCGCCACCAACAATGTGGTCACCACCCCCATTGCAGAGCGTCTGGGTATTCCCCATTTGCTGGCCAGCGAGGCCGAACGCGGTCCCGACGGTTACACCGGACGCCCCACCGGCATTCCCTGCTTTCAGGGTGGCAAGGTCACCCGCCTGAAGGAATGGCTGAAACAGTATCCTCATGCACTGGAAGAGGCCCACTTCTACAGTGACTCGGCCAACGACCTGCCGCTGCTGGAGTCAGTCGGCTACCCCATTGCCGTTGACCCTGATCCGCGCCTGACCCGCGCCGCGCAGGAGCGTCAATGGCCCATCATCAGCCTGAGGGACTGA
- a CDS encoding imelysin family protein — translation MAHHQPEGLTMRHTNSLLLVSALLIQGCDPGPQAPTSGPDETPGATQSITTPDPALADSTLAAWQQGSVWLSEARTACADMHERLDTFLAQPDEDTLAATREAWHHCHTRWHHLEPLLTLGESSPGLFGDLREIAFQVDAHPIQPGYLDGLENYPYSGIVNDITVSINAQTLREQHGLTDEADVALGLHALEFLLWDEQGDRPISDFEARTSAGDDPMNAERTVDQLPNNRRRALVRLISQLLQDDLTMLAQHWQSSNGRLPATYRQLSPASRLPLLSDALRVLLQERLPGELARLETPEQAHNAFAGQSLSVVLSAISGIDQLMNAGDPPMAQWLIPEAEGTDWQTQWQALNQTLSDTDRVDSQDLSEQLRALGQPLSTATPELMPAP, via the coding sequence ATGGCCCATCATCAGCCTGAGGGACTGACCATGCGGCATACCAACAGCCTCCTGCTGGTAAGTGCTCTGTTGATACAGGGCTGTGATCCCGGCCCGCAAGCCCCGACCAGCGGGCCCGATGAAACTCCCGGCGCCACACAGAGTATTACCACACCCGACCCGGCATTGGCTGACAGCACGCTGGCGGCCTGGCAGCAGGGCAGTGTATGGCTGAGCGAAGCGCGCACCGCCTGCGCTGACATGCATGAGCGGCTCGACACGTTTCTCGCCCAACCGGATGAGGACACCCTCGCGGCGACCCGGGAGGCCTGGCACCACTGCCACACCCGCTGGCATCACCTGGAGCCACTGCTGACCCTGGGCGAAAGCAGCCCGGGCCTGTTCGGCGACTTGCGCGAGATCGCCTTTCAGGTGGACGCCCACCCCATCCAGCCCGGTTACCTGGATGGTCTGGAAAACTACCCCTACAGCGGCATCGTCAATGACATCACCGTCTCCATCAACGCCCAGACCCTGCGCGAGCAACACGGCCTGACCGATGAGGCCGATGTCGCCCTGGGCCTGCACGCCCTGGAGTTCCTGCTCTGGGATGAACAGGGCGATCGGCCGATCAGTGACTTTGAAGCTCGCACCAGCGCTGGCGACGACCCGATGAATGCCGAGCGAACCGTCGATCAGTTGCCCAACAACCGTCGCCGCGCTCTGGTGCGCCTGATCAGCCAGCTACTGCAGGATGACCTGACTATGCTGGCGCAACACTGGCAGTCCTCCAACGGGCGGCTACCCGCCACTTACCGACAGCTCAGCCCGGCCAGTCGCCTGCCCCTGCTCAGCGATGCCCTTCGTGTGCTGTTGCAAGAACGCCTGCCCGGGGAACTGGCTCGACTGGAAACGCCCGAGCAGGCCCACAACGCCTTCGCCGGTCAGTCGCTGAGCGTCGTGCTCAGTGCCATATCGGGAATCGATCAGTTAATGAACGCGGGCGATCCGCCCATGGCACAGTGGTTGATCCCCGAAGCGGAGGGCACTGACTGGCAGACGCAATGGCAGGCACTGAACCAGACTCTGAGTGACACTGACCGCGTCGATAGCCAAGATCTGAGCGAGCAACTCCGGGCTCTGGGACAACCTCTGAGCACGGCTACCCCCGAGCTGATGCCAGCCCCGTAA
- the ptsP gene encoding phosphoenolpyruvate--protein phosphotransferase — protein sequence MLNSLRSIVQEVNAARDLKTALAIIVSRVKTAMKTEVCSVYLRGPEGDYVLMATEGLNADAVGRVRLKGGEGLVGRVVTREEPINLEQAETHPSYQYFPETGEERFSSFLGVPIIHHRKVLGVLVVQQVERRRFDEGDEAFLVTMSAQLAGVIAHAEATGVMVAIGEKAAQAKFAGVSGASGIAMGEAVVITPPADLRSVPYKTCTDVDAELAFFQKCLQAVREDIKGLGEQLKTRLNREEQALFDAYLAMLNDASLGKEVTERIRQGTAAPSAWADVILEHERTFSSMSDAYLRERATDLRDLGRRVLAYLQESNQKCRIYPDQTVLVGEELTASMLGEIPKDKLAGLVSVQGSSNSHVAILARAMDIPTVMAAVDLPYTQVDGRTMIVDGYKGTVYTDPGPELRKHYKAIYLEEQELVKGLEALKDLPCETTDHYRLPLWVNTGLMTDVVRSLERGAEGVGLYRTEVPFLLRDRFPSEEEQRSIYQEQLSAFAPHTVTMRTLDIGGDKALPYFPIEEANPFLGWRGIRVTLDHPEIFLAQIRAMIKASEGLDNLRILLPMITSVPELEAAKVLIYRAFNELLEEGHSVKLPPIGVMIEVPSAVYQARELSARVDFLSVGSNDLTQYLLAVDRNNARVADVYQAFHPAVLRALRSVVDDGHVEGVSVGICGELAGDPGAAILLMAMGYDVLSMNATNLPKVKSVIRNISLEQARALLSEVMTLPDADQIRQRVDDTLRDLGATRLIRPASSDD from the coding sequence ATGCTGAATTCCCTGCGCTCCATCGTCCAGGAGGTCAACGCGGCGCGGGACCTCAAAACCGCGTTGGCCATTATCGTCTCCCGGGTCAAAACCGCCATGAAAACCGAGGTGTGCTCGGTGTATCTGCGCGGCCCTGAAGGAGATTATGTGCTGATGGCCACTGAGGGTCTCAACGCCGATGCGGTGGGTCGGGTGCGGCTGAAAGGTGGCGAAGGTCTGGTCGGGCGGGTGGTCACCCGGGAAGAGCCCATCAACCTCGAACAGGCGGAAACTCACCCCAGCTATCAATACTTCCCTGAAACCGGCGAGGAGCGCTTCAGCTCTTTCCTGGGCGTTCCCATTATCCACCACCGCAAAGTGCTCGGGGTACTGGTTGTCCAGCAAGTGGAGCGGCGCCGGTTCGATGAGGGAGATGAAGCCTTCCTGGTTACCATGTCGGCCCAGCTGGCCGGGGTGATCGCTCATGCCGAGGCGACCGGGGTGATGGTGGCTATTGGCGAAAAGGCGGCGCAGGCCAAGTTTGCCGGAGTGTCCGGCGCCTCCGGGATTGCCATGGGCGAGGCGGTGGTGATCACACCGCCAGCGGATCTGCGCTCGGTGCCCTATAAAACCTGCACCGACGTGGATGCGGAACTGGCGTTCTTTCAGAAGTGCCTGCAGGCAGTGCGGGAAGATATCAAGGGGCTTGGAGAGCAGTTAAAAACCCGGCTGAATCGGGAAGAGCAGGCGCTCTTTGATGCCTACCTGGCGATGCTCAACGATGCCTCTCTGGGCAAAGAGGTCACCGAACGAATCCGTCAGGGGACTGCGGCTCCCTCGGCCTGGGCTGATGTGATTCTGGAGCACGAGCGCACCTTCAGCAGTATGAGTGACGCTTATCTCAGGGAGCGGGCAACGGACCTGAGGGACCTGGGTCGGCGAGTGCTTGCATACCTGCAGGAGTCCAATCAGAAGTGCCGGATTTATCCCGATCAGACCGTTCTGGTGGGGGAAGAACTGACCGCCTCCATGCTTGGCGAGATCCCCAAAGACAAGTTGGCCGGCCTGGTCTCGGTGCAGGGCTCAAGTAACTCCCACGTGGCCATCCTCGCCCGGGCCATGGATATCCCCACGGTGATGGCGGCCGTGGATCTGCCCTACACCCAGGTCGACGGGCGAACCATGATCGTCGATGGCTACAAGGGTACGGTGTACACCGACCCGGGGCCGGAGCTGCGCAAACACTACAAGGCGATTTACCTCGAAGAGCAGGAGTTGGTCAAAGGCCTGGAAGCGCTGAAAGATCTGCCCTGTGAAACCACCGATCACTACCGCTTGCCGCTGTGGGTGAACACGGGCCTGATGACTGATGTGGTCCGCTCCCTGGAGCGTGGCGCCGAAGGGGTCGGCCTGTATCGCACGGAAGTACCCTTCTTGCTGCGCGACCGTTTCCCGAGCGAAGAGGAGCAGCGCTCCATCTATCAGGAGCAGCTATCGGCGTTTGCGCCTCACACCGTCACTATGCGGACCCTGGATATCGGTGGCGACAAGGCGCTGCCCTATTTCCCCATCGAAGAGGCGAACCCCTTCCTGGGCTGGCGCGGTATTCGGGTGACCCTGGATCATCCGGAAATTTTTCTGGCCCAGATTCGCGCCATGATCAAGGCCAGCGAGGGGCTGGATAATCTGCGGATTCTGCTGCCGATGATTACCAGCGTGCCCGAGTTGGAGGCGGCCAAGGTATTGATCTATCGGGCCTTCAATGAATTGCTGGAAGAGGGCCACTCGGTCAAACTGCCGCCGATCGGGGTGATGATCGAAGTACCCTCAGCGGTCTATCAGGCCCGGGAGCTCTCGGCCCGGGTGGACTTCCTGTCGGTGGGTAGCAACGACCTGACTCAATACCTGCTGGCCGTGGACCGAAATAACGCCCGGGTCGCCGATGTCTACCAGGCCTTCCACCCGGCGGTGCTGCGGGCGCTGCGCAGCGTGGTCGATGATGGTCATGTCGAGGGTGTCAGTGTGGGCATCTGTGGCGAGCTGGCTGGCGATCCGGGCGCTGCCATTCTTCTGATGGCCATGGGCTATGACGTACTGTCGATGAACGCTACCAATCTGCCCAAGGTGAAGTCGGTCATTCGCAATATCAGTCTGGAGCAGGCCCGCGCGCTGCTCTCTGAGGTGATGACCTTGCCCGACGCCGATCAGATCCGCCAGCGGGTGGATGACACACTGCGCGATCTCGGCGCGACGCGCCTGATTCGCCCCGCCAGCTCGGACGATTGA
- a CDS encoding isopenicillin N synthase family dioxygenase: MTSGKVSNNPHTAFQTLPVVNVSGLGSSDPGQRQAAAEQLGQAARDAGFLYVVGHGIPADYTERLIARTKAYFALPYAEKMRHYIGHSVNHSGYVPEGEERFYGAKSVDKKEAYDIGYDMLEPAHRRPMLGPNQWPDMPGFKEDILPYYQSVLALGHQLFRGFALALGLAEDTFTQHIRRPPSQLRLIHYPYNPDLPPDTPGIGAHTDYECFTILKPTAPGLEVLNGAGEWIDVPLLDNAFVINIGDMMEALSNGAFVATSHRVRKVAEERYSFPMFCNLDYDTVIEPLPDLVSENNPPRYAPLIAGEHLYAQTIQTFEYLKQRLAQGELELPAGAKGLSSFGKKLGETA; this comes from the coding sequence ATGACATCGGGCAAAGTATCAAATAATCCGCACACCGCCTTTCAGACGCTGCCGGTGGTCAATGTCTCGGGCCTGGGCTCAAGCGACCCGGGCCAGCGCCAGGCCGCCGCCGAGCAACTGGGTCAGGCGGCCCGCGATGCCGGCTTTCTGTACGTGGTCGGTCACGGTATCCCCGCCGACTACACCGAGCGACTGATCGCCCGGACCAAAGCGTACTTCGCCTTGCCCTACGCCGAAAAAATGCGTCATTACATCGGCCACTCCGTCAACCACAGCGGCTACGTCCCGGAGGGTGAGGAGCGCTTCTACGGTGCCAAGAGCGTCGACAAAAAAGAAGCCTACGACATTGGCTACGATATGCTCGAGCCGGCCCATCGCCGCCCGATGCTGGGCCCCAACCAGTGGCCGGACATGCCCGGCTTCAAAGAAGACATCTTGCCCTACTACCAATCGGTGCTCGCCCTCGGGCACCAATTGTTTCGGGGCTTTGCGCTGGCGCTCGGCCTCGCCGAAGACACCTTCACCCAACACATCCGTCGCCCGCCCAGCCAATTGCGCCTGATTCACTACCCGTACAACCCGGACCTGCCGCCGGACACCCCGGGCATTGGCGCCCACACCGACTACGAGTGTTTCACCATTCTGAAGCCGACCGCTCCGGGACTCGAAGTGCTCAATGGCGCGGGCGAGTGGATTGATGTTCCGCTACTGGACAATGCCTTTGTGATCAATATAGGCGACATGATGGAAGCACTCAGCAACGGCGCTTTCGTCGCTACCTCACACCGGGTACGCAAAGTCGCCGAGGAGCGCTACTCCTTCCCCATGTTCTGCAACCTGGATTACGACACGGTCATCGAGCCACTTCCCGACCTGGTCAGCGAAAACAATCCGCCACGCTATGCCCCCCTGATCGCCGGGGAACACCTCTATGCGCAAACCATTCAGACGTTCGAATACCTGAAGCAGCGACTGGCGCAGGGTGAACTGGAATTGCCCGCCGGCGCCAAGGGCCTGTCTTCCTTCGGCAAGAAATTGGGGGAAACCGCATGA
- a CDS encoding histone deacetylase — translation MSEAPEVVVCYDERVLAHEPDTNAAFLPSRLDKRVRQILSGLNVQWRYPEHPGRVRSILELLAQEPIPGVRLAGGRTATYEELLRVHTSAYLQDIYALRGKNAWLDMDTTAVSPGSVEAAEVAAGTAIAAVEAVFHGAAHRAFALVRPPGHHAQPVRARGFCLFNNVAVAAAHAQSALGCERVLILDWDAHHGNGTQDIFYADPDVLFFDIHRAAPFYPGSGALEEVGAGMGEGTTVNVPIPAGTGDQVYLKILRELLAPAVAGFKPDLILVSAGFDAHGFDLALNVSYEGFAAMTGVLQELAGEHCHGRLVMVLEGGYNLESLSRGVHSVLKVMAGGEVPEPTACGLAEAEAAIAYHAPAFLLPQGDDSQ, via the coding sequence ATGAGTGAGGCTCCAGAGGTAGTGGTGTGTTATGACGAACGGGTGCTGGCCCATGAGCCGGATACCAACGCGGCATTTTTGCCCAGCCGGCTGGATAAGCGGGTGCGACAGATTCTGTCCGGTCTGAATGTCCAGTGGCGCTATCCGGAGCATCCTGGGCGGGTACGCTCGATTCTCGAGTTGTTGGCTCAGGAGCCGATTCCGGGCGTTCGCCTCGCCGGTGGGCGGACCGCCACCTATGAAGAGTTGTTGCGGGTGCACACCAGCGCTTATTTACAGGACATTTATGCCTTGCGTGGCAAGAACGCCTGGCTGGATATGGATACCACGGCGGTTTCGCCGGGCAGTGTCGAAGCGGCCGAAGTGGCGGCCGGGACCGCCATTGCGGCGGTGGAGGCGGTGTTCCATGGCGCGGCACACCGGGCGTTTGCGCTGGTCCGTCCGCCGGGCCATCACGCCCAGCCTGTGCGTGCCCGGGGCTTCTGTCTGTTCAACAACGTTGCAGTGGCCGCCGCTCACGCTCAATCGGCATTGGGCTGCGAACGGGTGTTGATTCTGGATTGGGATGCCCATCATGGCAACGGTACCCAGGACATTTTTTATGCCGATCCTGATGTGCTGTTCTTCGACATTCACCGGGCCGCGCCATTTTATCCCGGTTCGGGAGCGCTGGAGGAGGTTGGCGCCGGGATGGGCGAAGGCACCACCGTCAACGTGCCGATTCCGGCGGGAACGGGGGATCAGGTGTACCTGAAAATTCTGCGTGAACTGCTGGCCCCGGCAGTTGCCGGCTTCAAGCCGGACCTCATTCTGGTGTCAGCGGGGTTTGATGCCCATGGGTTCGATCTGGCTCTGAACGTGTCGTACGAGGGCTTTGCGGCCATGACCGGCGTCCTGCAGGAGTTGGCGGGCGAACACTGTCACGGACGTCTGGTGATGGTGCTTGAGGGTGGCTACAACCTGGAGTCGCTCTCGCGCGGTGTCCATTCGGTGCTCAAAGTGATGGCCGGCGGCGAGGTGCCAGAGCCCACCGCGTGCGGCTTGGCCGAGGCGGAAGCGGCCATCGCGTATCACGCGCCAGCCTTTCTGCTGCCGCAGGGTGATGACAGTCAGTGA
- a CDS encoding diguanylate cyclase domain-containing protein: protein MIRRRWLLSLPLLLCSLLATSATGGDRHGTLSIAPGQDTYSLTGRILVLEVPKGSEPPLSDLLAENTGEWQPLTTPAPNFSFSDSTYWLKLRIANPNDNPRRLILDIAQPLQDYIDAWWAVDGNVTREWHTGDRRPLSDRPFRYRGFALSLPLSPGQSGTLLVRLDSHDGLYDALPLTLSTDAAFFKRHDVESLGFGFYYGAITILLLYNLIVGLVSRERNFVLYSIYLFFFLSWNLAFRGYLGISLLANYPTLNNVAVAVLSCGLFFSLIAFTQGFLNLKVILPRTSRLLWGLSAALLAPTVLAIMDVYATTFAILIPIAIVILLIVLYAGTRASLRGSVSARIFLLAWSLLIAAALAYYARVFGLLPSSWLLENALNIGSLIEVLVLSLALAYRINELKQKDLLSQRQLIDQKEQLNAELQLRVENKTRELQSLADKLEQESITDALTGLLNRRTFYPRLESELRRLQREPTQTLCLTLLDLDYFKALNDHYGHPAGDQLLKAVGDLLQHHWKRSGDAVFRLGGEEFAILFYTRNLHTVTERLEEFKQALKTIPLPGTPLPTEGVPRQLTASLGVGLVSALYSLSPDELYAMADRALYAGKDRGRDCIHYCSATDRTPRPRLEHH from the coding sequence ATGATCAGACGCCGATGGCTGCTGAGCCTGCCATTGCTGCTATGTTCGCTGCTCGCCACGTCCGCTACGGGCGGCGACCGGCACGGCACCCTGTCCATCGCGCCAGGGCAGGACACCTATTCCTTGACCGGCAGGATCCTCGTGCTCGAGGTACCCAAAGGCAGCGAGCCCCCACTCTCAGACCTGCTGGCTGAAAACACCGGAGAATGGCAACCACTGACAACGCCAGCCCCCAACTTCAGTTTCAGCGACAGCACTTACTGGCTCAAGCTGCGTATCGCCAACCCCAATGACAACCCCCGACGCCTGATTCTTGACATCGCCCAACCCCTGCAGGATTACATCGACGCCTGGTGGGCGGTGGATGGTAACGTAACCCGCGAGTGGCACACCGGAGATCGCCGCCCACTCAGCGACCGACCTTTCCGCTATCGGGGCTTTGCCCTGTCATTGCCGCTGAGCCCCGGCCAGAGCGGCACCCTGCTGGTCCGCCTGGACAGCCACGACGGTCTGTACGATGCCCTGCCGCTGACCCTCAGCACCGACGCCGCCTTTTTCAAGCGTCATGATGTGGAATCACTCGGATTCGGCTTTTATTACGGGGCCATCACCATCCTGCTGCTCTACAACCTGATTGTCGGTCTGGTCAGTCGCGAGCGGAACTTTGTTCTCTACAGTATTTACCTGTTCTTTTTCCTCAGCTGGAATCTCGCCTTCCGCGGTTATCTGGGCATCAGCCTGCTGGCCAACTACCCCACACTGAATAATGTGGCCGTTGCCGTGCTGTCCTGCGGGCTATTTTTCTCTCTGATTGCCTTCACCCAGGGTTTTCTGAATCTCAAGGTCATCCTGCCCCGCACCAGCCGTCTGCTCTGGGGACTGAGCGCCGCACTGCTGGCTCCCACGGTACTGGCCATCATGGACGTGTATGCAACCACGTTTGCGATCCTGATTCCGATCGCCATCGTGATTCTTCTGATCGTGTTGTACGCCGGCACTCGCGCCTCTCTGCGCGGTTCGGTCTCCGCGCGCATCTTTCTGCTGGCCTGGAGTCTGTTGATCGCTGCGGCGCTCGCCTATTACGCCCGGGTATTTGGCCTGCTGCCCTCTAGCTGGTTGCTGGAAAATGCCCTCAACATCGGCTCACTGATCGAAGTGCTCGTGTTGTCCCTGGCCCTGGCGTACCGGATTAATGAACTCAAACAAAAGGACCTGCTCAGCCAGCGACAACTGATCGACCAGAAAGAACAACTGAATGCCGAACTACAACTGCGCGTGGAAAACAAAACCCGGGAGCTGCAAAGCCTGGCGGACAAACTGGAACAGGAGTCCATCACCGACGCCCTGACCGGCCTGCTCAATCGGCGCACCTTTTATCCCAGGCTGGAAAGCGAACTGCGCCGATTGCAGCGCGAACCCACCCAAACATTGTGCCTGACCCTGCTGGACCTGGATTACTTCAAGGCGCTGAACGACCACTACGGACACCCGGCGGGGGACCAGCTTCTGAAAGCCGTCGGCGATCTGTTGCAACACCACTGGAAGCGGTCGGGCGACGCCGTGTTCCGGCTGGGCGGTGAGGAGTTCGCCATTTTGTTTTACACCCGGAACCTGCACACGGTCACCGAACGCCTGGAGGAATTCAAGCAGGCCCTGAAAACCATCCCCCTCCCCGGAACGCCGCTCCCCACAGAGGGCGTGCCGAGACAACTGACCGCGTCGCTCGGCGTCGGGCTGGTCAGCGCCCTGTACAGCCTGAGCCCGGATGAGCTTTACGCAATGGCCGACCGGGCGCTGTACGCGGGCAAGGATCGTGGCCGGGACTGCATTCACTACTGCTCCGCCACCGACCGTACCCCCCGGCCCCGGCTGGAGCATCACTGA
- the lgt gene encoding prolipoprotein diacylglyceryl transferase, with protein MKYPEIDPVAVSIGPFEFAGQSYGPLDIHWYGLMYLLGFAGAWLLALRRAGFPHTVVQRSQVENLTTYVAFGVILGGRFGYVFFYHFNYWLSDPVWLFRVWEGGMSFHGGLLGVIVALALFAWRTKVSFLALTDFVAPLVPIGLGLGRLGNFIGQELWGRAADVPWAMVFPKDPEGIARHPSQLYQATLEGLVLFTVLYWYSSKPRPRGAVAGLFLVLYACFRIFAEFFREPDQHISFDLFGWVTRGQLLSLPMLILGIGVLVWSWQQQARRRQSGR; from the coding sequence ATGAAATACCCCGAAATTGACCCGGTGGCCGTGAGTATTGGCCCCTTTGAGTTTGCCGGCCAGTCCTATGGTCCGCTGGATATTCACTGGTACGGCCTGATGTACCTGCTGGGCTTTGCCGGTGCCTGGCTGCTGGCGCTGCGCCGGGCGGGCTTCCCCCATACGGTGGTACAGCGCTCCCAGGTGGAGAATCTCACGACCTATGTGGCGTTCGGGGTGATTCTGGGGGGACGCTTTGGCTATGTGTTCTTCTACCATTTCAATTATTGGCTGAGTGATCCCGTCTGGCTGTTTCGGGTCTGGGAAGGGGGTATGTCCTTCCACGGCGGGTTGCTTGGGGTCATTGTGGCGCTGGCCCTGTTCGCCTGGCGAACCAAAGTGTCATTCCTGGCGTTGACGGATTTTGTTGCACCGCTCGTCCCTATTGGTCTCGGGCTGGGGCGCCTGGGCAACTTTATTGGCCAGGAACTCTGGGGGCGCGCGGCGGATGTCCCCTGGGCGATGGTCTTTCCCAAGGATCCTGAGGGCATTGCACGGCACCCCTCTCAGTTGTATCAGGCGACGCTGGAGGGGTTGGTGCTTTTTACCGTGCTTTACTGGTATTCATCAAAACCCCGACCACGTGGAGCGGTGGCCGGGCTATTTCTGGTGCTATACGCCTGCTTCCGGATCTTTGCCGAATTTTTCCGCGAGCCGGACCAGCACATCAGTTTTGATCTGTTTGGCTGGGTCACCCGCGGCCAGTTGCTCTCCTTGCCGATGCTCATTCTCGGCATCGGGGTGCTGGTGTGGAGTTGGCAGCAGCAGGCCAGGCGCAGGCAGTCGGGGCGCTGA